ATCTGCACTGGGGGACATACGTGGTGGTTTGCAGGGACCTGCCGGTTCCACACCTCGGCTGGCAGCTCTGACCTGCCGGGGAGGATGaagccccagcagctgccccacTTAGATCTGGCGTGTTTTGGCTGAAGGTacattccctttctttttagTTTCTTAGGAAGTGCTTTAAATGCTTCGTCTGTTTGCACCTTGCTcctcctgggtgctgctgcttgCTGACTTGCCCTGCTTCAGGCCACCAAATACTTGGGTTCGTCAGGCCGGAGTTTCATGACCTTGTCCACGCAGAGCAGGATGAGAGTCAGAAACCAGAGGCTCCAGCCGACGGCTGCTGCGATCCAGCCGTAGTCGTCCATGCCCGTCGGGCAGCACGTGGCCGCTCGCGTGCAGAAGTTCACGTCTGGTGCCGAAGAAATGAAACGAGCTGGTGAGAGACCAAGCGACTTCACTGTCTGCCCTGTGGCGTGTCAGTCTGCCTTGGCAGCTTTCTCCTAAGCCTGGCCCTGAACCTGGGGGATGGCAATATTCCGTTTCATCTGTACGTCTTCAAGACTCGGTCACCCCTGTCTGGCCAAACACCTGAGCTGCTCCTCTTACCGCTGTGCCCACCATTACGgaaatcttttaaaacactTACTTGGCATTTCCTCAGTCAGTTTTAGGAATGTATGATAGAAGTAGctagttaaaattaaaaataaacccgGGGTAGAGAAATCTTCATGTGAAAGAGTAAGAGGGTCTCTAGCAGAGACACCTTCAGCAGGATCTCCAATAGTTTAGGTACCCAATAATTCTCCCCACAGTAGAAGCAGTGGCTGCTCTCTGCTGGGCCATTAACTGACTTGCATGTAACAACTGTAAAACACACCACCGTCAGAGAATCCCTGTTTTAcgtgtttaaaaatgaaataatttttaacaattccatgtattttttcttgcacttttgcatctttttttgtgtgtaaatCAGTCCAATTTCCTAAAGTCAGTTAAGGAATACGTCATTAGTTGTTTCATTTGTGCTGTTGTTTAAAGGTATCTGCCAAACTTTTTCCATTACAAAGTCACGGTGAAGATACCCAGCTCTGTGTCTGCATTCTGGCTGGTAATGTGGAAATATCAAAGGGACCCTGGAGGACCATGGTATCTCAACCCTTGGGCTGGAATAGAAGCTGAGCGTGAAACCCCAGCACTCAGGAGAGCTGAGGCAGCCAAAACCACCTTGCAGCTACATGCGTTGCGTCTTGACGTGCACAAAGCTTGTCAGCTGTGAGAAGTGAGTGCCTCCCGAGCTTGGTGCAGGGCAGCCAGCCTCTTGCACATTTCCAGGGAAAAGGCAAGTGCTCGTGCTGCTCAGCTGCTCTCATTCACGTATGTCCGGCAGGACCATTTTCCTGTGCATTGGCCTTCAGTGCACACTCTATAATTGTCctgcactgcagaaagcagctcttcCCAACAAGACAGACATGTTTTGTATGTGCCTAGAGAAGGGAGAGGGATGGCTGCTCCCTATGCCATGCTTTGAAGTAGCATACCTCTGTTGGTACATGCACTATGATTGGGGAAGTGCAGGACTGTGGGGATGTTTGACATTTGGGATGGAGGATGACTCCGGGAGGACTGGTGGCATCTCGGGTTGCCTGGGACTGGCTGTTTGGGGAAGACCTGGGAGGGCGAGGGAAAGAGGCTCTCTTGGGAATCCGCACTGTGCCTACAGGCAGGCAGTCTGGCGGAGAGCTTTAGGATGCACAAATTGGATTAGCTATGAATTAGTCTGTTCAAAGCTATGAGTCCATCTGAATGTGCCCAAGATGATATACTGGGCATGCCAATGGAGGAGTCTTAGAAATGCATCCTAGAGTTTCACCTACAATGGAAGCCTTGACAACAGATAAGTCCTTTCCCAGGACAGCCTCTCAGTCACCTGTGTAGTCTCCTCACCCGGCTTTATCATGGTAGTAACTATTTATGAAGACTTACTAAGACACGGTGCTTCGTACTCAGTTGTGAGCATGGAGCTTGTTGAAACATTGGAGACatcttcagctgctgccagaagGAAAGCACAGGAGAAAAGGCAAGTTGGATTAGAAAAGCAATACCAGGCATCAAGCATGAAAATCTGAAAGCCATTAGCCTTGCAGAGGTCTGTAGGATGGAATCAACTTGGAGAAAGTAAGTTCCTGCCCCTAAATGTTGCTGCATCAAGGTATGTTTTCTCATCCCACCACTGCCAACACAGGCTCTAGAGAGACCTGCCCTAGCACCAGCCCTAAGGAGCAGTTGAATCCCTGTGCCGTTACCGGAGTATGACCCTGGTGTGAGCCATTCGCTCAGAGCTCAATTTAACCACCGTCCTTTCCCAAGCTGCAGGGGCAGAACGAGCGAGGACTGAAATGAGAGCGAGCGGTCAGTGGCATGGGGAGATTCGTGGCCAGCAAGCCGTACATCTACCTCCTTTTGCCCTTAGAAAAACCCCAGTAACTCCAGGGTGCGAAGGAGTCTGGCAGAGCTGAGGGCTGAGCCCATCCGTGCAGAGCCTCAGCAGATCCAACACAGCCCCGGCGGGAAGCTTTGGCTCTGCTGCAGTTCGGG
The nucleotide sequence above comes from Buteo buteo chromosome 19, bButBut1.hap1.1, whole genome shotgun sequence. Encoded proteins:
- the TMEM213 gene encoding transmembrane protein 213, which translates into the protein MRHFTREPWAAFAVLFFTVVLWYSCLAAAEDVSNVSTSSMLTTEYEAPCLNVNFCTRAATCCPTGMDDYGWIAAAVGWSLWFLTLILLCVDKVMKLRPDEPKYLVA